The Misgurnus anguillicaudatus chromosome 12, ASM2758022v2, whole genome shotgun sequence region GGCAGTAATGCGTTAGAAGTAACGTGTTACTGTAATCCGATTCCTTTTTTTCaagtaatgagtaaagtaagggattactatTACAAAAACGTTACTTCCCCGTAAacaggctgcgttactgcgTTATTTTTTAATCTTGATTTTGTTTCGTGAGACCCTCTCGAGTCGTGACGCGAGTCGAGTGACAATGACGTATGAGCGCCGCGCACCATCAGTCAGTGTAGTGTTGAATGTGAAAAGACAACATGGAGCGCAGAAGATAACAAGACCATGCAGCATTTAATGCTTGGAAGTTCCGAGATTACTTTGAGTTTAACCCAGTTAaaggtgacaaaaacatcagcgtCCGCTGTACACTCTGCTTGGGAATAAAACTTTTATCTACAGCAAAAACTTTCACCTCAAATCTGAGCAAACACCTAGCAAGCCCGGCACAGGAATGTGAAACTTCCTGAAAAAAATCCCTGAACCCCCATCTGACATGACCGCTGCGGTTCCATCTCATACACGTTCAcgtgaaatctgatgtaaaacaACAgacaatatatctatatttcatggattatacgcatttgtgaaCAAGTTGACATGACCGctgcggctccatctcatacacgttcacgcgaaatctgatgtaaacaacagacatacatacatatatctgtatttcatggattatacgcatttgtggacaaaaatggtcatttgaTGAATTCTATTAGATTGATttcatgggttattcacacatctgtcacacagactggattcgactcgcGATCTTTATATTAACACCaaggtaagaagtcccgtttatattctgcatgttgtcatctggacttctgtaacgaaatactacatttatgatgctagagcatctgtatctcaaaacagagataaTACATTGATGttaaacccgtagaccttttaaacgatgtataatgttattattaacattatataatgtttgtagacaggaGGCTATATAACgttagatattgttagcagcgtaaAAAAAGAGACGTCATCACGCCCACGAATtagtgcgcgtcgagaggttaaaacagagaatgtttcatttgattcaattttagATCATGGAATATGCAGAAAGAATAGAATTAGGCTGAAAGGTCTTGGCCcagttgcataaagcaccttaaaggtgacatagaatggttgaacagagtatttatccttgttctgtgatatgacatgtagacaaaaaaaaattgtttgggtctgtaatgccttggaagcttcctaaaaacctctctcagatagctctattagggtgggggattttaaacaagtggttttgcacctatttggctccccctactggcttaacttgcaatctcattactgattggctgactttgctgccactcaaaaaatgtaggcaattattttaaagtggaggggcagttagatgcctgtgataagcatcagtttttcagattgggccgttttctgtctgacatttctaaaagaggaatttctatgagactgagatgtttagcatgtttagcactttttgtatgtttgtgaatgtgggtagactaccattattcaacaaagacaatgtcaaaatggtttttcattctctgtcccctttaagttttcccttaagtatgacacttaaggggtaaattcTCCTTACCTACTGTAGGAGAATAATTTAAGGGtgttgcatacagtataatcccttaaatggttctcttacactgtaaaaaaaaactgttgttTTTACAGGAAAACGCTGGCAGCTGTGGTTACCAGAGAATTCCTGTAAAAATTACAGCAGCACAGTAGATAACTTTACTGACAAAATATGTAAATTGATTTACAGTGAATAAAATCACGGCCGACTCacattaaaaaactgtaaacgTCTACACAAAAATTTGTTAATTTTGCATTACTGTGTTGTATATAAATATACTATTTCCTTTATTGTTTACATATAATAATTGCTTATTGTGCatcaataaattataaaattaacaGACTGAATCacattaaaaaactgtaaagtctaccaaaaaaaaatgtgttaattttGCATAACTGTCTTGTATATTAATATcccatttcctgtatttttaaCATGTAATATTTGCTTATTATGCatcaataaattataaaattaacaGGAAAATATCAATCAAAACTGGTAAAGTAACAGTAAaactttgcattttaaatggaGATGttctatataatatacataaaatctatttataatATGCTGTGCTCAATCTCAAAAATACATCTTGAGAAAAGACAAGGAAGCAAAATATCACTTGAGAAATTTATTTAACAGCCATTGTCAAGAGTTGTAAACAATTGGATGAATTTTTATTCAAAGTTTTCAAAGTTTGGAACAAAGTTTATGTGCCAGGCACATAACAACCCACACGCTCCCCGTCTGGAATGTTCCACAGTACAGCATTAAACAATTGAACACATTTCTTTTCAAATGTACCTGTATACAACATGTAAAGAGGCTACATGTAATAGTTATTTAAACTTTGACCGAATCAAAGTTGAAATATTCAAGTGGATTAGCCTCTTTAAATCTAGACATTATCTGTCACAAAGTTAAAGTGTCAGGCGCACAACAACCACCCAACTCACAACAACCTTGTCTGgaatgttccacagtgtagcaTAAAACAATtgaacacattttttctttaacCTACCTGTATACAACATGCAAAGAAACTACATGTAATAGTTTTTTAAACTTTGAACGAATCAAAGTTGAAATATTCAAGTAGATTACCctctttaaatgtatacatttaccTGTCACAAAGTTTAAGTGCCTGGCGCACAACAACAACCCAATTCACAACAACCTTGTCTGGAATGTTCCACACTATGGCATAAAACTTATCTATCTCCATGGAGCCAAATTTGTGATACCAAAAGGCCAAGTTAAAGGTCAGATCTGTGGAGAGGCGAGCCCCCTCACAGTAAGAATGCACATTTGTTAAGGTATTATTTTGCAATAAAAACTGTTCTAATTGAATACATGCAAGATAAGTTTCATACTATACTGTGGAACATTCCCGCAAAGCAAGAACATTTTCACGAAAAAGCAGGTGGCGGACTCTCGACCAGAAAAAGCTAGTGCACCTTCAagactttaaaacaaaaaattatatagtGCCTTAATAAACATAATACACATTGTGTATTTAATAGGGATGGGCGAGTACagcattatctgtatctgtaaaccatatgaattatctgtatctgtactcGGAGTGGGTGTGGCCTAACCCGGCAGTAGGCGGGGTTTGTCTTGAAATGGGCGGGGTTTAACCGGTATGTTATTTTAAGCATGCAATTAATATATGGGTTGATCAGAAATTGTTCTGTATCACTGATcataagagggagagagagagtgtttgtttgtgtgtgtagcttaatttgtaatattatttattatttataccactactacctttatattttatgaaatacagcaaaaagtgtaagagttaaaaaaaactggttAAAGCCAGCTGATGGTTAAAACGAAAAAACTTAGATGACTggcagagagaggaagagagagggagagtgtgtgtagcttaattaatttgtaatatttataacactaactttaacttactacctttattttttatgaaatacagcaaaaaagtgtcagagagaaaaaactgacgagagagagagagagagagagagaagcttaaattaatttgtaatatttatattatagcttaatacctttatttttgtatgaaatacagcaaatacGTGCCAGACACTCAGTGTCTGATTACTGGTTAGAGAcagctgaaggtttaaaaaagaaaaaaaatctccgACAGGCAGAGACGCGATGCGAGTTGCATTCACGTCTGAACGAACCCACGTTTACCAGAACTCTGCTGGTTAGTATGTATTAACGTTACAACCCGAAGTAAAAAGCTGAAGAAACCCTAAACATTAACGGAAAAGAACCGCGAACCCGAgtgactgagggagagagacagagagctttTCTGTGTGTGAATGAGCAGAGCGGAGCTGCGGGACTCACAGCAACACAATACATCTGTATTTGTGTAGGGGAGGGGCGGCGCTGTTACTATTAGCCTATCACAGAACGCTGACACAATCAGCTACCCAatgatgattttcatttaatccGAGCACAGATATTGACTCGTATTACTTGTATAATACTCGTACTCGGCAGAAGTGCTTTATCCGTACCGGATACTCGTTTCAGCCGAGTATCCGGCTCATCTCTAGTATTTAACAAAGAGAAAAATAACAACACATCTTCTCAAACAAACAGAGAAGTTAGTGCACCTTTAAGActtcaaaacaaaaatgatataGTACCTTAATAAACATAATACACATTGTgtaattaaagaaaaataacaGTACCTCTTTTCAAACAGAGAAGTTAGTGCACCTTTTagactttaaaacaaaaaaaggatATAGTACCTTAATAAACAGAATACACATTGTGTAtttaacaaagaaaaataaCAGTACCTCTTCTCAAACAACAGTCAAGAGTCCACAGAAAGAGTCCATATTTAGGCTTAACGCCACTCGTGATCGGAGAGCTCCTGTATCAGGGTGAGGACTCGAGGGTTCACAGTGAGACGACGCTTGGAGTTTTTATTCTCTACCTTGGTTCCTTTTTCTGGGTTTATCGAGAAGAAACACCTGTTAAATAAAACCATATTAAGCATTTTAATTGATCAGTTATATAAACAAAAGACTACAAGAAACAATACACACACTACCAGTCAAAAGTTTGGAAAGTGTactattttaattgtttttgaaAGAAGTCTCTTCTGCTCACAAAGGCTGCATCTGTGTGATCCAAAATACAGCAAAAAACGtcatatttttacaattttaaataactttccatttcaataaaaaaaaaatgcaattatttctgTGATTCAAAGCTGAATTTTCAGCATCATACTCCAGTCTTAATTTTGAAAACAGTTGTGTACAATTTTCAgtattatttaatgaatagaaAGTTTGAAAGAACAGCATTTATCTGAAATTAAAGCTTTTGCAACATTAAAATATTCAAGTGACAGTATAGACATGTATAATGCATCCATGCTGAATAAATTTATTAAGTTctttcaaaacaaacaaaaaacaccaCACTCACAGACCCAAAACGGTAGAACAATGTTACAAAAGCTTTCCATTTCAGAGAAATACTGTTCTTTTGAACATTATATTCATCAAAGAatcctaaaaaaaaacactgtcaaTACTGATAATAAATGTTTCTTGGAGCATCAAATCATCATATTAGAATGAATCCTGAAGGATCACGTGACTCTGAATTTTTAACATTGTAGTGATGCTCAAAATTCAGCTTTGCATCACAGGAATAAATTACACtttaaaatggaaaacaattattttaccTTTTAATATTTCACAATATAACAGCCTTAATGCAGCCTTAATGAGCAGAAGAGActtcttttaaaaacaataaaaatagtaCAGTTTCCAAACATTTGACATGCATATATAAAAAAGTGTCCAAGACCGAGACTCATGCCACACCCAGAGGCAAGGCCGAGAGTCAGACCaggcttaaagggatactccatcgTTTTGTCTCTAAACCAGGGGTGGGCAattctggtcctggagggccaaagtcctgcagagtttagctccaaccctaatcaagcacacctgaaaaatctaatcaaaggtgtgcttgattagggttggagctaaactctgcaggactttggccctccaggaccagaatTGCCCACCCCTGTATtaaactatgtttttaccttaactaaaaagagttgatacatacctctctctTCTTAGTGcatgcacttaaagggatagttcggccaaaaatgacaCCAAACCCATGATTCACTCACCCcgaagctgtccgagatgcatatgtccataatttttcagacgatgacattttcagttattttagaaaatgttttagatctttcagttaatcaaatgtgaatttatggggtccacgaccttcaagtccaaaaagtgtgcatccatccttaacaaaataaatgcaaacggctccacgatgataaacaaagtccttctgagggtaatccacgCAGTttcgttgtagaaatatccacatttaaaactttataaaccaaaataactcgcatccggtaatgccgccatcttaatcgcgtccgcattcaggatgagagcttacgcagcttacggaggttactctgctgttgctctgtccccccgccctccgaatttgtcatacgtcactaagtgcgtacactacgctaatactctctcttgaatacagaggagtctaagatggccgcgctaccggaagctagttattttggttttaaatatggatatttctacaacagcaccacacggattaccctcagaagacctttatttatcatcctggagccgtttggatttattttgtgaaggatggatgcacatttttttgaCTTGAAGGTcatggaccccgtaacttcacatttaactaaatgaaagatctaaaataactgaaaatgtgtttgtctgaaaaacaaatggacatatgcatctcggacagcttgggggtgagtaaatcatgggtttaatataatttttggccgaactatccctttaaacactGTGACGCGTGGCGACACTTTGATAGCACTTAGCTTAGCTcagttcattcaatggtaccaaacagagaggaagttagaaatgaccaaacacatcaacattttccCCATTTAAAACGAATACTTATACGatcaagtatggtggcacaaagtAAAACCTGCCGCTTTTCAAAGCAGGTTAAAAAGGGTAACTATAATGTATGGCGGAAtaacacttttgggagtacttcgacgaAATGAGAGGGAGAAGTACTACCAAAAAGTGCTATGCCGCCATACATTATAGTAACCCTTTTAACCCGCTTTGAAAAGTGCcaggttttattttgtgccaccatacttgctcgtataactactcgttttaaatagggaaaacattgatgtgtttggtaccattgaatgaactgGGCTAAGCTACTGTAAGTGCTATCAAAGTGTCGCCGCACGCCACAGCGATTAAGTGCACGCAGTAAGATGATAGAGGtgtgtatcaactcttcttagttaaggtaataatatagtttaatatgacaaaacgatggagtatccctttaaaggaaaactacaccgttttcaatattttactatgtttttacctgaACTTAGACGAAATAATCTTATTTCAATGCGTGCAGTTCATCTATGCACAGCGCGTTGtgagtgtgttagcatttggtctagcccattcattccttaagatccaaacagggatgaacctaccaaacacttccatgttttccctacaCAAGTATGGTGGCAAAAAAATCACCACTTTTTGTAAGCAGATAAAATAAGAGCACTATATTGTATGACGGAAGAGCactagtttgcagcacttcgacctctggcacagtaacatcatcactcctgtgaACTCCCACCTCTTGTGCAAACTCAGTGAGAGGGGGAGTCATGCtgttactgcgcccgaggtcgaagtgctgcaaacaagtgctcttccgccacacaatatagttcattttatccacttaaaaaatggccatgttttattttgtgccaccatacttactcgtgaaactactcgtgtaacagtctttgaatagggaaaacatgaaagtgtttggtggcttcgaaattcatccctgtttggatcctaaggaataaatggggctaagctaaatgctaacacattcacaacacactgtgcaaagatgaactgcatgcattgaaaaaagacagatgtattattttgtctaagttgatgtaagaacatagtaaaatattgaaaaactgtagtTGTCCCTCAAGTCCGGCTCTTAGTTTGCATCTTACACTGCATCTTCCTCTCTGTCTTGAGTCCCAGCCTTAGTTAAGGTCCAGGTTAACAACGGGACAGCCTGATTCCAGGTCTAAGAAATGAGTAAGCCATGTTTACTCATCTTTGAAGAAACTCTAGAGTTGAAGCCAGCTCAGATGGATAATGAATATTAAAACAGTAGTAGCTCCCAAACATGAGGCACAATGCAGAAATGAAGGAGGAGATGTTTGTGTTGATAAGGTTCCGATCCAGACTCAGCATGTACCTTGTGGAGGAATAGCAGGATTGTCCTATGAACAaattatttaacagtttatgTTAATAAGCGCTGCACTCACATGACAAATTCTATaaacagtcaaaaaaaaaagatatgaAAGACTTAAAACAGACAATAACAGTGGGTGTCAGAGGCACTTGCTCCAGTTGGACCTCTTCTGCAAGACATGTATCTTCTACATGGAAGAACATGGACTCCTCCTTCTCATCAAAGTAACTGAGTAGAAGCAGGGTCATCTCTATCACATCATCTGAACAGCCACTCTGCAGTCCCCGCATCCTCTGAAGCCTTGCATAATTCTGAAGGAACTTCTTGCTCTTGTTGACACAAACTGTGGTCATGTAGTCGAGAAGCCTTTTTCCCTTCAAATCCAAATTTCGTGTAAATGTCTCTTTGAGGTCAATCCCAGTGAGTTCCATAAAGTGAACTGACATGCCAAGTTCATCAAACCAAAACGGCCACTCCTATCTAAGGCATTTGATACTTTTTCCCTGGTTGACATGTTGACGCTGTGTGTAAAATGTGGACTTCATTAGACATTTTACCTCCTCTGGATTGACATCGGTGTGTTGGAACATCACCTTGAGTTTTTCCATCTTTTGCCGCTGAGTCTCTTGAGTTTCTTCAAGGGGCAGAAATTTGACATTCCATTTAATGCATCCATACGTGTCCTGCATCGCTGCTCTCTCTTCTAATGGGATTTCGTCTGTGTGGTCCGAGTCATCAGtctgatgttttctttttcttgttttgGGTGTTGAAGTGCGCCTGACATTTTCAATTCTGTTTTGCAACTGTTTGACAAGGGAATGGTAGCCTTTTCCAACAATATCGCCCTCTATTACATCTTGGAGAGAACTGGGATATTTTGCAACCATTTTTGTTGCAACGTCAGTTGAATGTTTTTTACCTACATGAGGGCATTTTTCCATCATCTCAGTCAAAACAATCTGGACCATTTGCCTCCTTAGTTTTGGGCCTGGCCTTTTTCCCCTCTCTAAAGCCTGCATCACTTCCTCAGGAAATTTACTCCATGGAATTTCAAAGTTTTCATCCCACTGTGTGTCAAGTCCTGAGCTGCTGGAGGTGCTTGACGATGAACTTTGGGTGAAACAGAGAGCGATGGCAGCGATTGGGTAGGTGAGGCTTCCAGAGATGACAGAGAGCTGTTCTCAGGAGTGTGGtctttaaatgacaaaaaaagattaTGATTCACGCTGTACAATATTGCACAATGTCCATGTCTGCTTTTGATTTTGAATATTTGTGTGGTGTGTGCAGTGTTTACTTACATTTCCGTTTCCAAACAGAA contains the following coding sequences:
- the LOC129445851 gene encoding uncharacterized protein, coding for MTDSERTFLDVAIMDALPQLQAVNKNILEEHLQSIGVEMYDDLRFVTEADLMTALRPVEARKLLSVWKRKYHTPENSSLSSLEASPTQSLPSLSVSPKVHRQAPPAAQDLTHSGMKTLKFHGVNFLRK